The proteins below come from a single Chelmon rostratus isolate fCheRos1 chromosome 10, fCheRos1.pri, whole genome shotgun sequence genomic window:
- the znf341 gene encoding zinc finger protein 341 isoform X2 → MAQAIFEVLEGMDNQTVLAVQSLLDGQGGVPDPNNQNVSGTSTIQSMDDEDVFLCGKCKKQFNSLPAFMTHKREQCQSSAPSLSTVSLASTNAYTPVPSISSGPQTPANRQVSTYITVPPSPLTHTLVQGNVLVSDDVLMSAISAFTSIDQPMATMQTPIQSNLSMHTAGVSYLQHHHHHHHHHHHQQQQQQQQQQSSHQLPSGQTPAHPMPAGQPGQQPLSSQVPASHSNSVVQVYSTLPHMAGGGGAEIHTLGLQPFHPVQVPSQCVESQSFTTPPVYSPGKQGTKTKICSITTNLTELGDFEKVIIPKRPRSSKKSPDGATAEQLKGKGPKLKCNFCDKIFAKNFDLQQHIRSHTGEKPFQCIVCGRAFAQKSNVKKHMQTHKVWPMGVASTVSRLPITVKVIPVSSNEEEGGGEQQQQQQGEPEEEVSQQQSSQTQAEEEAAQTEAPGELEESATEAQADPEGSRGEAMQNGHPQVQMQSNQNQQCQAQPKQIVVIDSSYQCQFCASKFKTYFQLKSHLTQHKGEQVYKCVLKSCSQTFQKLDQFLEHIRTHQEQLTYRCHLCSKVFPSLFELGVHQYSHCFCPQQNTRKETTVYRCEKCQSRYSTQEALEQHLLTASHSFPCPHCQKVFPCERYFRRHLPTHGIGGRFKCQICKKAFKTEHYLKLHTRIHSGEKPYKCSLCEATFNRKDKVKRHMLIHEPFKKYKCPFRTHVGCTKEFNRPDKLKAHILSHSGIKPYKCLFCQKAFSRRAHMLEHQQSHTDNYRFRCSTCNKGFTRQSYYRDHKCPAAGNGTGADGGTGEAEGDEVVGAPMAEEKDGEDDGRRRRFARKAKRTGAGGDDGEKDDSSNGSQEEVETHEEEEDEEEGEGGRTDEGCQAAMSITTIEGQTERDEEDNGMEHGGEALEQIQSNEQNCLQQPCL, encoded by the exons ACGACGAGGATGTGTTCCTGTGCGGGAAGTGTAAGAAACAGTTCAATTCTCTGCCGGCCTTCATGACGCACAAGAGGGAGCAGTGCCAGTCTAGTGCGCCCTCCCTGTCCACAGTGTCCTTGGCCTCCACCAATGCCTACACACCTGTCCCATCGATCAGCTCCGGACCACAAACTCCTGCcaacagacag GTATCCACCTACATCACagtccccccctcccctctgacacacactctcGTCCAGGGCAACGTGCTGGTCAGTGACGATGTCCTCATGTCGGCTATTTCAGCCTTCACCTCCATCGACCAGCCTATGGCCACCATGCAGACGCCTATACAg AGTAACTTGAGCATGCACACAGCTGGTGTATCATATTTGcagcaccatcaccaccaccaccaccatcatcatcaccagcagcagcagcagcagcagcagcagcagtcctcCCACCAGCTGCCCTCTGGCCAGACGCCGGCCCACCCCATGCCAGCTGGGCAGCCCGGCCAGCAGCCGCTCTCTTCGCAGGTCCCAGCGAGTCACAGCAACTCCGTGGTCCAGGTGTACAGCACGCTGCCCCATATGGCTGGGGGTGGTGGTGCAGAGATCCACACCCTGGGTCTACAGCCTTTCCATCCTGTACAG GTGCCCAGTCAGTGTGTGGAGAGCCAGTCATTCACCACCCCTCCTGTCTACAGCCCTGGGAAGCAGGGCACCAAAACAAAGATCTGCAGCATCACCACCAACCTGACAGAGCTGGGCGACTTTGAAAAGGTCATCATTCCCAAACGGCCGAGGAGTAGCAAAAAAAGCCCTGACGGAGCCACAG cagagcagctgaaaggaaaaGGTCCAAAGCTCAAGTGTAATTTCTGTGACAAAATCTTCGCGAAAAACTTTGATCTTCAGCAGCACATTAGGAG ccacacaggagagaagccGTTTCAGTGCATCGTCTGTGGCCGAGCCTTTGCCCAAAAGTCCAACGTgaagaaacacatgcagacacacaag GTGTGGCCTATGGGTGTGGCCAGCACGGTGTCAAGACTACCAATCACAGTAAAGGTGATACCAGTGTCATccaatgaggaggaggggggcggggagcagcagcagcagcagcaaggtgaaccagaggaggaggtgtcacagcagcagagcagtcaaacacaagcagaggaggaggcagctcAAACAG AAGCTCCAGGGGAGTTGGAGGAGAGTGCGACTGAGGCTCAGGCTGATCCGGAGGGCAGCCGAGGGGAGGCCATGCAGAACGGGCATCCTCAGGTGCAGATGCAGTCCAACCAGAACCAGCAGTGCCAAGCTCAACCCAAACAGATAGTCGTGATAGACAGCTCCTACCAGTGCCAGTTCTGCGCCAGCAAGTTCAAGACCTACTTCCAGCTCAAGTCCCACCTGACCCAGCACAAAGGGGAGCAG GTTTATAAGTGTGTGTTGAAGTCCTGCTCCCAGACCTTCCAAAAGCTGGATCAGTTCCTGGAGCACATCAGGACGCACCAGGAGCAGCTGACCTACCGCTGCCACCTCTGCAGCAAGGTGTTCCCTTCGCTGTTTGAACTGGGAGTGCACCAGTACTCCCACTGTTTCTGCCCACAACAGAACACACGCAAGGAAACCACCGTCTACAG GTGTGAGAAGTGTCAAAGCAGATATTCTACCCAGGAAGCACTGGAGCAGCATCTACTGACCGCCTCACACAGCTTTCCCTGCCCTCACTGTCAAAAG GTTTTCCCGTGTGAAAGGTACTTCAGACGGCACCTCCCCACTCACGGCATCGGAGGGAGGTTCAAGTGTCAGATCTGCAAGAAGGCCTTCAAGACAGAGCACTACCTCAAACTGCACACACGCATTCACTCAG GTGAAAAGCCATACAAATGCTCCCTCTGTGAGGCGACGTTCAACAGGAAGGACAAAGTGAAGCGACACATGCTCATCCATGAACCCTTCAAGAAATACAAGTGTCCCTTTAG gACACACGTAGGCTGCACCAAAGAATTCAACAGACCAGACAAACTCAAGGCCCACATTCTGTCACACTCTG GTATCAAACCCTACAAGTGTCTGTTCTGTCAGAAGGCATTCAGCCGCAGGGCTCACATGCTTGAGCATCAGCAGTCCCACACAGATAACTACCGCTTCAGATGCTCCACCTGCAACAAGGGATTCACCAGACAGAGCTATTACAGAGATCACAAATGTCCTGCGGCAGGGAACGGGACAGGAGCTGATGGAGGGactggagaggcagagggagacgAGGTTGTTGGAGCACCAATGGCggaggagaaggatggagaggatgatgggagaagaagaaggtttGCAAGAAAAGCAAAACGGACAGGGGCTGGGGGAGATGACGGAGAGAAGGATGACAGCTCGAACGGCAgccaggaggaggtggaaacacacgaggaggaggaagacgaagaggagggagagggtgggAGGACTGACGAGGGTTGTCAGGCTGCGATGTCTATCACCACCATCGAAGGGCAGACGGAAAGAGACGAGGAGGATAACGGGATGGAACATGGTGGCGAAGCACTAGAACAGATTCAGAGCAATGAACAGAACTGtttgcagcagccatgtttgtaG
- the znf341 gene encoding zinc finger protein 341 isoform X1: MAQAIFEVLEGMDNQTVLAVQSLLDGQGGVPDPNNQNVSGTSTIQSMDDEDVFLCGKCKKQFNSLPAFMTHKREQCQSSAPSLSTVSLASTNAYTPVPSISSGPQTPANRQVSTYITVPPSPLTHTLVQGNVLVSDDVLMSAISAFTSIDQPMATMQTPIQSNLSMHTAGVSYLQHHHHHHHHHHHQQQQQQQQQQSSHQLPSGQTPAHPMPAGQPGQQPLSSQVPASHSNSVVQVYSTLPHMAGGGGAEIHTLGLQPFHPVQVPSQCVESQSFTTPPVYSPGKQGTKTKICSITTNLTELGDFEKVIIPKRPRSSKKSPDGATEQLKGKGPKLKCNFCDKIFAKNFDLQQHIRSHTGEKPFQCIVCGRAFAQKSNVKKHMQTHKVWPMGVASTVSRLPITVKVIPVSSNEEEGGGEQQQQQQGEPEEEVSQQQSSQTQAEEEAAQTEAPGELEESATEAQADPEGSRGEAMQNGHPQVQMQSNQNQQCQAQPKQIVVIDSSYQCQFCASKFKTYFQLKSHLTQHKGEQVYKCVLKSCSQTFQKLDQFLEHIRTHQEQLTYRCHLCSKVFPSLFELGVHQYSHCFCPQQNTRKETTVYRCEKCQSRYSTQEALEQHLLTASHSFPCPHCQKVFPCERYFRRHLPTHGIGGRFKCQICKKAFKTEHYLKLHTRIHSGEKPYKCSLCEATFNRKDKVKRHMLIHEPFKKYKCPFRTHVGCTKEFNRPDKLKAHILSHSGIKPYKCLFCQKAFSRRAHMLEHQQSHTDNYRFRCSTCNKGFTRQSYYRDHKCPAAGNGTGADGGTGEAEGDEVVGAPMAEEKDGEDDGRRRRFARKAKRTGAGGDDGEKDDSSNGSQEEVETHEEEEDEEEGEGGRTDEGCQAAMSITTIEGQTERDEEDNGMEHGGEALEQIQSNEQNCLQQPCL; the protein is encoded by the exons ACGACGAGGATGTGTTCCTGTGCGGGAAGTGTAAGAAACAGTTCAATTCTCTGCCGGCCTTCATGACGCACAAGAGGGAGCAGTGCCAGTCTAGTGCGCCCTCCCTGTCCACAGTGTCCTTGGCCTCCACCAATGCCTACACACCTGTCCCATCGATCAGCTCCGGACCACAAACTCCTGCcaacagacag GTATCCACCTACATCACagtccccccctcccctctgacacacactctcGTCCAGGGCAACGTGCTGGTCAGTGACGATGTCCTCATGTCGGCTATTTCAGCCTTCACCTCCATCGACCAGCCTATGGCCACCATGCAGACGCCTATACAg AGTAACTTGAGCATGCACACAGCTGGTGTATCATATTTGcagcaccatcaccaccaccaccaccatcatcatcaccagcagcagcagcagcagcagcagcagcagtcctcCCACCAGCTGCCCTCTGGCCAGACGCCGGCCCACCCCATGCCAGCTGGGCAGCCCGGCCAGCAGCCGCTCTCTTCGCAGGTCCCAGCGAGTCACAGCAACTCCGTGGTCCAGGTGTACAGCACGCTGCCCCATATGGCTGGGGGTGGTGGTGCAGAGATCCACACCCTGGGTCTACAGCCTTTCCATCCTGTACAG GTGCCCAGTCAGTGTGTGGAGAGCCAGTCATTCACCACCCCTCCTGTCTACAGCCCTGGGAAGCAGGGCACCAAAACAAAGATCTGCAGCATCACCACCAACCTGACAGAGCTGGGCGACTTTGAAAAGGTCATCATTCCCAAACGGCCGAGGAGTAGCAAAAAAAGCCCTGACGGAGCCACAG agcagctgaaaggaaaaGGTCCAAAGCTCAAGTGTAATTTCTGTGACAAAATCTTCGCGAAAAACTTTGATCTTCAGCAGCACATTAGGAG ccacacaggagagaagccGTTTCAGTGCATCGTCTGTGGCCGAGCCTTTGCCCAAAAGTCCAACGTgaagaaacacatgcagacacacaag GTGTGGCCTATGGGTGTGGCCAGCACGGTGTCAAGACTACCAATCACAGTAAAGGTGATACCAGTGTCATccaatgaggaggaggggggcggggagcagcagcagcagcagcaaggtgaaccagaggaggaggtgtcacagcagcagagcagtcaaacacaagcagaggaggaggcagctcAAACAG AAGCTCCAGGGGAGTTGGAGGAGAGTGCGACTGAGGCTCAGGCTGATCCGGAGGGCAGCCGAGGGGAGGCCATGCAGAACGGGCATCCTCAGGTGCAGATGCAGTCCAACCAGAACCAGCAGTGCCAAGCTCAACCCAAACAGATAGTCGTGATAGACAGCTCCTACCAGTGCCAGTTCTGCGCCAGCAAGTTCAAGACCTACTTCCAGCTCAAGTCCCACCTGACCCAGCACAAAGGGGAGCAG GTTTATAAGTGTGTGTTGAAGTCCTGCTCCCAGACCTTCCAAAAGCTGGATCAGTTCCTGGAGCACATCAGGACGCACCAGGAGCAGCTGACCTACCGCTGCCACCTCTGCAGCAAGGTGTTCCCTTCGCTGTTTGAACTGGGAGTGCACCAGTACTCCCACTGTTTCTGCCCACAACAGAACACACGCAAGGAAACCACCGTCTACAG GTGTGAGAAGTGTCAAAGCAGATATTCTACCCAGGAAGCACTGGAGCAGCATCTACTGACCGCCTCACACAGCTTTCCCTGCCCTCACTGTCAAAAG GTTTTCCCGTGTGAAAGGTACTTCAGACGGCACCTCCCCACTCACGGCATCGGAGGGAGGTTCAAGTGTCAGATCTGCAAGAAGGCCTTCAAGACAGAGCACTACCTCAAACTGCACACACGCATTCACTCAG GTGAAAAGCCATACAAATGCTCCCTCTGTGAGGCGACGTTCAACAGGAAGGACAAAGTGAAGCGACACATGCTCATCCATGAACCCTTCAAGAAATACAAGTGTCCCTTTAG gACACACGTAGGCTGCACCAAAGAATTCAACAGACCAGACAAACTCAAGGCCCACATTCTGTCACACTCTG GTATCAAACCCTACAAGTGTCTGTTCTGTCAGAAGGCATTCAGCCGCAGGGCTCACATGCTTGAGCATCAGCAGTCCCACACAGATAACTACCGCTTCAGATGCTCCACCTGCAACAAGGGATTCACCAGACAGAGCTATTACAGAGATCACAAATGTCCTGCGGCAGGGAACGGGACAGGAGCTGATGGAGGGactggagaggcagagggagacgAGGTTGTTGGAGCACCAATGGCggaggagaaggatggagaggatgatgggagaagaagaaggtttGCAAGAAAAGCAAAACGGACAGGGGCTGGGGGAGATGACGGAGAGAAGGATGACAGCTCGAACGGCAgccaggaggaggtggaaacacacgaggaggaggaagacgaagaggagggagagggtgggAGGACTGACGAGGGTTGTCAGGCTGCGATGTCTATCACCACCATCGAAGGGCAGACGGAAAGAGACGAGGAGGATAACGGGATGGAACATGGTGGCGAAGCACTAGAACAGATTCAGAGCAATGAACAGAACTGtttgcagcagccatgtttgtaG